One region of Citrus sinensis cultivar Valencia sweet orange chromosome 6, DVS_A1.0, whole genome shotgun sequence genomic DNA includes:
- the LOC102622871 gene encoding protein LURP-one-related 8, which produces MTKVYPNANVAAAATATAPSIPAKPQASDANATVLTVWKKSLLFNCNGFTVFDSKGDLVFRVDNYIQGVKGEIVLMDAAGKSLLTIRRKRLSLGDNWLVYDGEKTDVNPRFSVKKHVNILTNKCLAHVSCKGGDGSSSSSPTNNKNVLYEIEGSYAQRACAVYDGRRRRVAEIKKKEAVGGVAFGSDVFRLIVQPEMETAVAMGLVILLDQMFGSSGRLSL; this is translated from the exons ATGACAAAGGTCTATCCAAACGCCAACGTAGCAGCAGCCGCCACCGCAACTGCCCCCTCTATCCCCGCCAAGCCCCAGGCTTCCGACGCGAATGCGACGGTGCTGACTGTCTGGAAGAAGTCTCTTCTCTTCAACTGCAACGGATTCACCGTCTTTGACAGCAAAGGAGACTTGGTTTTTAGAGTCGATAATTACATCCAAGGCGTAAAGGGTGAAATCGTCCTTATGGACGCCGCTGGCAAATCCCTCCTCACCATCCGTCGtaag AGGTTGAGCCTTGGAGACAACTGGCTGGTGTACGACGGAGAGAAAACGGACGTGAATCCGCGGTTCTCCGTGAAGAAGCACGTCAACATCCTTACCAACAAGTGTCTGGCGCACGTCAGCTGCAaaggtggtgacggatcgtcgtcgtcgtcgccGACGAACAACAAGAACGTGCTGTACGAGATTGAGGGGTCGTACGCGCAGAGAGCGTGCGCGGTGTACGACGGGAGGAGGAGGCGCGTGGCGGagataaagaagaaagaggcCGTCGGAGGAGTGGCGTTCGGCTCCGACGTCTTTCGCCTGATAGTGCAGCCCGAAATGGAGACGGCCGTTGCCATGGGTCTTGTCATTCTCCTCGACCAGATGTTCGGATCTTCCGGGCGCCTttccttataa